A genomic region of Notamacropus eugenii isolate mMacEug1 chromosome 3, mMacEug1.pri_v2, whole genome shotgun sequence contains the following coding sequences:
- the LOC140533029 gene encoding stonustoxin subunit alpha-like isoform X2 — MAGKELPSSLTLKTTVEIPALGRPLHLGTLYDCRSDTSIPGITLWDRETLQKNVVTEEQCKTDFDIITSDSMDEKANAMNIPAELKASVLGGLVEIGGSAKYLNDIKTSQQQARVTLKYSMTTKYSHLTMNHLGYQNIAYPDVFDNGTATHVVTAVLYGAQAFFVFDKKVSTNENVEDIEGTLKAEVKKIPQVSGKVGGKMKREDKQKKSTKEFRCKFYGDFVLETNPVTYEDAVKVYASLPKLLRGRGVPLLVWLYPLEKLSSKAASLARRISISLVWDAQNTLEKLSEFDKRCHDMLEAPGLSVFSAAKEKIRLFQELNKQHRQLLQKEIAKALPEIRAGRAEEEELTRILTRESQSPFSTRRLSEFLDQKLQEMKVVNSYLTLLKEVPVITDQNELDNVVLGSPHRFVLVFAFTSLQEEPYLADWKQWLRNSATFSPDCEQKTYSLWLEDSQTRRKARQLAESFSMCAKANHSTEKTQFIVASVPDKENKGVSIYLYEMGLLVSTNFELPVKPPPPQIGEVTHDCVMLTLTPSSGREQGINGYQVEYQVVGKEDWNTIPVSGKPEVFKVSGLDAGTEYVFRFAEVCELGLSESSDVSLAVRTPPPTCPPGKPKAVVLGPQTVSLSWEGPSVVGAGVKIQEYRIEYREETEAMGEEEEGEWHEQRTGNNKTYCEIDGLSPQTVYRFRVSAVCDGGWTSESSNKSDPVKTLSNTEEATISGPSTPHLPPSSLSSSA; from the exons ATGGCAGGGAAAGAACTTCCAAGCAGCCTGACCTTGAAAACTACAGTGGAGATCCCAGCTCTTGGTCGACCCTTACATCTGGGAACACTGTATGACTGTCGCTCGGATACCTCCATCCCTG GCATCACCTTGTGGGACAGGGAAACCCTCCAGAAAAATGTGGTCACAGAGGAGCAGTGCAAGACTGACTTTGACATCATCACCTCTGACTCTATGGATGAGAAGGCCAATGCCATGAATATCCCTGCAGAGCTGAAAGCAAGTGTCCTGGGGGGGCTGGTTGAAATAGGAGGCTCTGCCAAGTATTTAAATGACATCAAGACATCCCAACAGCAAGCTCGGGTCACTCTCAAGTACAGTATGACTACAAAGTATTCCCACCTCACAATGAACCACCTAGGATATCAGAATATTGCTTACCCTGATGTGTTTGATAATGGAACAGCCACCCATGTGGTCACTGCAGTGCTCTATGGGGCCCAGGCTTTCTTTGTGTTTGATAAGAAAGTTTCCACCAATGAAAATGTTGAGGATATAGAAGGAACACTAAAggctgaagtaaaaaagattCCTCAAGTATCAGGAAAAGTAGggggaaagatgaaaagagaagataagCAGAAAAAGTCAACCAAAGAATTCAGGTGCAAGTTTTATGGGGATTTTGTCCTTGAGACCAACCCAGTGACTTATGAAGATGCAGTAAAAGTCTATGCCTCCCTTCCTAAGCTGCTTAGGGGTCGTGGGGTGCCCCTCCTAGTATGGCTCTACCCTCTGGAGAAGCTGAGCTCCAAGGCTGCCAGCCTGGCTCGAAGAATCAGCATTAGCTTGGTGTGGGATGCCCAGAACACTCTAGAGAAGTTATCTGAGTTTGACAAGAGGTGTCATGACATGCTGGAGGCACCAGGGCTCTCAGTCTTTTCTGCAGCCAAGGAAAAGATCAGGCTATTCCAAGAGCTAAATAAGCAGCACAGACAGCtattacagaaggaaatagccaaGGCCTTACCTGAGATCAGGGCAGGCAGAGCAGAGGAAGAGGAGCTAACCAGGATTTTAACCAGGGAAAGCCAGTCCCCATTCAGCACTAGGAGGCTCTCAGAGTTTCTGGATCAGAAGCTCCAGGAGATGAAGGTGGTAAATTCTTACCTCACCCTTCTGAAGGAGGTGCCAGTCATAACTGACCAGAATGAGTTGGACAATGTGGTACTAGGCTCTCCCCACAGATTTGTCCTAGTGTTTGCATTCACCTCTTTACAGGAGGAACCCTACTTAGCAGATTGGAAACAGTGGCTACGGAATTCAGCAACATTCAGTCCTGACTGTGAGCAGAAGACATATTCCTTATGGCTTGAGGATAGCCAGACAaggagaaaagcaagacagttgGCAGAATCCTTTTCAATGTGTGCCAAAGCCAATCATTCCACTGAAAAGACTCAGTTCATTGTGGCATCTGTCCCAGACAAGGAGAACAAAGGGGTCTCCATCTACCTCTATGAAATGGGACTGCTGGTCAGCACCAACTTTGAGCTACCAGTcaaacctccccctccccagattGGTGAGGTCACACATGATTGTGTAATGCTTACACTGACCCCATCATCTGGGAGGGAGCAGGGGATCAATGGCTATCAGGTAGAGTACCAGGTTGTAGGGAAAGAGGACTGGAACACCATCCCTGTGTCTGGAAAGCCAGAGGTTTTCAAAGTGAGTGGCCTTGATGCTGGCACAGAGTATGTGTTCCGGTTTGCTGAGGTGTGTGAGCTAGGGCTCAGTGAGAGCAGTGATGTGAGCCTTGCTGTGAGGACACCTCCCCCGACCTGCCCTCCTGGGAAGCCAAAAGCTGTTGTGCTGGGACCACAGACTGTGTCCCTGAGCTGGGAGGGTCCAAGTGTTGTTGGAGCAGGAGTCAAGATCCAGGAATATAGAATAGAGTAcagagaggagactgaggcaatgggtgaggaggaggaaggagaatggcATGAACAGAGAACAGGAAATAACAAGACTTACTGTGAGATTGATGGACTGTCACCTCAGACTGTGTATAGGTTCCGAGTTTCTGCTGTGTGTGATGGTGGCTGGACCAGTGAGAGCAGTAACAAGAGTGACCCGGTGAAGACTCTCTCAAACACAGAAGAAGCTACAATCTCTG